One genomic window of Peromyscus maniculatus bairdii isolate BWxNUB_F1_BW_parent chromosome 2, HU_Pman_BW_mat_3.1, whole genome shotgun sequence includes the following:
- the Tmem275 gene encoding transmembrane protein 275 — MQMPQAKKKSTAPLTPAAPGCVQGRLRSLLSPALCCACGLCVLLAGLNVTLVGAFAASLPGHNAPLVVGPALLVLALGFFAACCVCSRRRPVSRARSSATAGQGGRRTGTVALEMESSERTAQDTTAVQLSPAASAASSGHSSPGPGGLFALDPPVPATSAGYLPHTEGTQLNFPRDLVAS, encoded by the coding sequence ATGCAGATGCCgcaagcaaagaagaaaagcacAGCGCCCCTGACCCCAGCGGCCCCGGGCTGTGTCCAAGGCCGACTGCGGAGTCTGCTGTCTCCCGCGCTGTGCTGCGCCTGTGGCTTGTGCGTGCTGCTGGCGGGCCTGAACGTGACCCTGGTGGGAGCTTTCGCAGCCTCCCTGCCTGGGCACAACGCGCCACTGGTGGTGGGGCCGGCGCTGCTCGTGCTGGCGCTTGGATTCTTCGCTGCCTGCTGCGTGTGCAGCCGCCGGAGGCCGGTGTCCCGCGCGCGTTCCTCAGCCACCGCGGGCCAGGGTGGCAGGCGCACAGGGACGGTGGCACTGGAAATGGAGAGCAGCGAGCGCACAGCGCAAGACACGACCGCGGTGCAGCTCAGTCCTGCCGCCTCGGCCGCGTCCTCCGGCCACTCCAGCCCAGGGCCCGGTGGTCTTTTCGCCCTGGATCCTCCCGTGCCAGCAACCTCGGCCGGCTACTTGCCGCACACCGAAGGGACCCAGCTCAACTTCCCTAGGGACCTGGTTGCCTCGTAG
- the Kncn gene encoding kinocilin: MDIPISTRDFHCLQLACVALGLVAGSIIIGVSVSKAAAAVGGIFLGAAGLGLLMFAYPFLKARFNLDHILPALGNLRIHPNSGPDHGEGRSSNSSNKEGARSSLSTVTRTLEKLKPGGRAAEES, translated from the exons ATGGACATCCCCATCAGCACCAGAGATTTCCACTGCCTGCAGCTGGCCTGTGTGGCCCTCGGcctggtggctggcagcatcatCATCGGTGTCTCCGTGtccaaggctgctgctgctgtgggtggTATCTTTCTTGGTGCCGCTGGGCTTG GGCTCCTCATGTTCGCCTACCCATTTCTGAAGGCTCGGTTCAACCTGGACCACATCCTACCAGCACTAG GAAACCTTCGAATCCATCCTAACTCAGGACCAGACCACGGGGAGGGAAGGTCTAGCAACAGCAGCAATAAGGAAG gaGCCCGTAGCAGCCTGTCCACTGTGACCAGAACCCTGGAGAAGCTGAAGCCTGGAGGCCGGGCAGCGGAGGAGAGCTAA